One Henriciella litoralis genomic window carries:
- a CDS encoding arginine N-succinyltransferase has protein sequence MSSSYVMRPARLDDFDSLMTLAEESGPGFTSLPVHEGIIRERLEKSEKAFSGKLDQPQYGKYLMMMIDHETGEVGGCSAVKAGVGIEQPFFNYRVITLAQASQAADRRFDMDALVLTNEFVGYTEVGTLFLRQSHRGGGAGRLAAQSRYLLMACEPERFGDMVLAELRGVVDAKGQTPFWDAIGRHFFGMEFAEADILSAVSDNQFILDLMPKYPIYVDLLPPEAREVIGRCHADGVGALKLLEWEGFRFERTVDIFDGGPLVAAPRGLIRTIRESRLVKLVEGEARGRTGIASNDNFEDIRISLLEGELRGDSEFVTSQAVLDRLKLRSGSVARLWLRS, from the coding sequence ATGAGCTCTTCCTATGTCATGCGGCCGGCCCGGCTGGATGATTTCGACTCCCTAATGACGCTTGCCGAGGAATCCGGGCCAGGCTTCACCAGCTTGCCTGTGCATGAAGGTATTATTCGAGAGCGGCTTGAAAAGTCCGAAAAGGCTTTTTCGGGCAAACTCGATCAGCCGCAATACGGCAAGTATCTCATGATGATGATCGATCATGAGACGGGCGAGGTGGGCGGCTGCAGCGCTGTAAAGGCCGGTGTCGGTATCGAGCAGCCTTTCTTCAATTACCGCGTCATCACGCTGGCTCAGGCCAGCCAGGCAGCTGACCGCCGGTTTGATATGGACGCGCTGGTGCTGACCAATGAATTCGTCGGCTATACGGAAGTCGGTACGCTCTTCCTGCGTCAGTCGCATCGCGGCGGTGGGGCAGGGCGGCTCGCGGCCCAGTCGCGCTATCTGTTGATGGCCTGCGAACCGGAACGCTTCGGCGACATGGTCCTGGCGGAGCTTCGCGGTGTCGTGGACGCCAAGGGCCAGACCCCTTTCTGGGATGCGATAGGACGGCATTTCTTCGGCATGGAATTCGCCGAGGCCGACATCCTGTCTGCCGTCTCAGACAATCAGTTCATCCTGGACCTGATGCCGAAATATCCGATCTATGTGGACCTTCTGCCGCCGGAAGCGCGCGAGGTTATCGGCCGCTGCCATGCAGACGGCGTCGGCGCACTGAAGCTGCTCGAATGGGAAGGTTTCCGTTTCGAGCGGACAGTCGACATTTTTGATGGTGGCCCGCTTGTGGCCGCGCCGCGTGGTCTCATCCGGACGATCCGCGAAAGCCGTCTTGTCAAGCTGGTTGAAGGCGAGGCACGCGGCAGAACGGGCATCGCGTCCAATGATAATTTTGAGGATATCCGCATCTCTCTCCTTGAGGGCGAGCTGCGCGGCGATAGCGAATTCGTCACCTCACAGGCGGTCCTTGATCGCCTCAAGCTGCGATCCGGCAGCGTTGCAAGACTTTGGCTGAGGAGCTGA
- a CDS encoding DsrE family protein, producing MMKRLMMSALLGAALTFTASAQSAKNGFSTGPVFEAFGPTAQVESDQAIPEGTEFKVVFDIAEASEDDVLNKRFESVARFINMHARAGIPLEDIKPAIVVHGGAATHLTKPAEDAEASDTTKLVEALIANGVPIYLCGQTAAARGITKEDLLPGVQMSLSAMTAHALLARDGYTLNPF from the coding sequence ATGATGAAACGATTGATGATGAGCGCCCTGCTTGGCGCAGCCCTGACGTTCACGGCAAGTGCGCAATCGGCAAAAAACGGCTTCTCAACCGGGCCGGTTTTTGAGGCGTTTGGCCCGACCGCACAGGTGGAATCGGATCAGGCGATCCCGGAGGGGACGGAGTTCAAGGTCGTCTTTGATATCGCTGAGGCCAGTGAAGACGACGTGCTGAACAAGCGGTTCGAGAGTGTGGCACGTTTCATCAACATGCATGCCCGAGCCGGTATTCCGCTGGAGGACATCAAGCCAGCAATTGTCGTTCATGGCGGCGCTGCAACGCATCTGACAAAGCCTGCTGAAGATGCAGAGGCATCTGACACCACCAAGCTGGTCGAAGCGCTGATCGCCAATGGTGTGCCGATCTATCTGTGCGGACAGACCGCTGCAGCGCGCGGGATCACCAAGGAAGACCTTCTACCCGGCGTGCAGATGTCGCTATCGGCGATGACCGCCCACGCGCTTCTGGCGCGGGACGGTTATACGCTCAATCCGTTCTAG
- a CDS encoding hydrolase: MTDLAIKTSDDEAVCARIADAENDIKQRMLDWSAINTGSWNREGLERLAPKLADAFSALDAEVKLQPSLPFEKVDDKGKAVDFQTAPILRVNSRPEAPVQIIMSGHYDTVFPPGTFTEITEMDDGRLNGPGLADMKGGLSVMLEALKAFEAGPLKDKLGYQIVVSPDEEIGNFASSGALKEAAQSGAMVGMTYEPCMETGAMSGGRKGSAVFDIVLHGRSAHAGRSKEDGRSALEAAAHMVVDIEALNNRREGVSFNVGSIDGGNAVNIVPDLAIVRFGARAPDADAAQWATWEVERLFKEATVRDGITGHLHGGFYRPPKPRNEAQQALFTAVADTGRALDLQLEFQDTGGVCEGNNIFAAGVPNVDTLGVMGGRIHSSEEYVVLSSLVERASLSALLLNRFADGRIDANKIKALME, encoded by the coding sequence ATGACTGATTTGGCAATAAAGACCTCTGACGATGAGGCCGTCTGCGCGCGAATTGCAGACGCTGAAAACGACATCAAGCAGCGTATGCTTGACTGGTCCGCAATCAACACAGGCAGCTGGAACCGCGAAGGTCTGGAGAGGCTCGCGCCGAAGCTTGCAGATGCATTCTCGGCGCTGGATGCCGAGGTCAAACTGCAACCTTCCCTGCCGTTCGAAAAAGTCGACGACAAGGGAAAGGCCGTGGATTTCCAGACCGCGCCAATCCTCCGGGTCAATTCACGCCCCGAGGCGCCGGTTCAGATCATTATGAGCGGGCATTACGACACTGTCTTTCCGCCAGGCACCTTTACTGAGATCACCGAGATGGATGACGGGCGTCTGAACGGGCCGGGTCTGGCCGATATGAAGGGCGGACTGTCCGTCATGCTCGAGGCATTGAAAGCCTTTGAGGCGGGCCCTTTAAAGGACAAGCTTGGCTATCAGATCGTCGTCTCTCCGGATGAGGAGATCGGTAATTTTGCGAGCTCTGGCGCTTTGAAAGAGGCGGCTCAGTCCGGCGCCATGGTCGGGATGACCTATGAGCCATGCATGGAAACGGGCGCGATGTCCGGCGGCCGCAAAGGCTCTGCCGTGTTCGACATCGTCCTGCATGGCCGCTCGGCCCATGCGGGCCGCTCAAAGGAAGATGGCCGTAGCGCCCTCGAGGCCGCTGCCCATATGGTCGTGGACATTGAAGCACTGAACAATCGCCGCGAAGGCGTCTCGTTCAACGTCGGCAGTATCGACGGCGGCAATGCCGTAAATATCGTGCCGGATCTTGCAATTGTCCGCTTCGGGGCCCGCGCGCCCGATGCCGATGCGGCCCAGTGGGCAACATGGGAAGTTGAGCGTCTCTTCAAGGAAGCCACCGTACGCGACGGGATTACCGGACATCTGCATGGCGGGTTCTATCGCCCTCCAAAGCCGCGAAACGAAGCTCAGCAAGCGTTGTTCACTGCTGTCGCCGATACCGGCCGGGCGCTGGATCTTCAGCTTGAGTTCCAGGACACAGGCGGCGTCTGTGAAGGCAACAATATCTTCGCGGCCGGTGTGCCAAATGTCGACACGCTGGGCGTGATGGGCGGACGCATCCACTCGAGTGAAGAATATGTGGTGTTGTCCAGCCTGGTTGAGCGGGCAAGCCTCTCGGCACTCCTTCTGAACCGTTTTGCCGATGGACGTATCGACGCAAACAAGATCAAGGCGCTAATGGAATGA
- a CDS encoding DUF481 domain-containing protein: MRYRITSILAASCLLAPIAVAQDGWTGEGAFSAGYTTGNTETADLGLSLKLNRKSGFWTYSGEAAADYGETDSVETKNRYFLAGEVDRQIGDKLFAFGRTSYEKDEFSGFDSRLFVGGGLGYLILEGEPTNWSVQGGPGIKIDEVRATTTLVNGAPVTTPATTEESFAFVGKSEFAHAFNDAVSLTNTTDFIYAQESTQIGNVLALTAALTDKFSARFSIDVRHDTNPPPGFEATDTATRISLVYGFGG; this comes from the coding sequence ATGAGATACCGGATTACATCAATTCTTGCTGCAAGCTGCCTGCTGGCCCCGATCGCGGTCGCGCAGGATGGCTGGACCGGCGAAGGCGCGTTCAGCGCTGGCTACACAACGGGCAACACAGAAACGGCCGATCTCGGCCTCTCCCTCAAGCTAAACCGCAAGTCGGGCTTCTGGACCTATTCTGGCGAAGCGGCTGCGGATTATGGTGAAACGGACTCTGTCGAGACCAAGAACCGATATTTCCTCGCCGGTGAGGTCGACCGGCAGATTGGCGACAAGCTGTTCGCCTTCGGCCGTACCTCCTACGAGAAAGATGAGTTTTCCGGTTTTGACTCGCGTCTCTTTGTGGGCGGCGGGCTTGGCTATCTTATCCTCGAAGGTGAGCCGACGAACTGGTCGGTCCAGGGTGGCCCCGGCATCAAGATTGATGAAGTGCGCGCGACAACGACGCTGGTCAATGGCGCGCCCGTCACAACGCCCGCCACGACCGAAGAGTCCTTTGCTTTCGTCGGCAAATCGGAGTTTGCGCACGCTTTCAATGACGCGGTTTCGCTCACAAACACGACCGACTTTATCTATGCGCAGGAATCGACGCAGATCGGCAATGTTCTCGCCCTGACGGCCGCGCTGACCGATAAATTCTCGGCCCGCTTCTCAATCGATGTGCGCCACGACACCAATCCGCCGCCTGGATTTGAGGCGACGGATACGGCGACACGGATATCGCTTGTCTACGGGTTTGGCGGCTAA
- the astD gene encoding succinylglutamate-semialdehyde dehydrogenase: MSKGVYINGKWSAGDGDWFEKTCPATGETSWEGQAASASQVNAAVEAAQAAGVAWRHTPQHDRTRILEAYAEAVGERAEQISEAISRDMGKARWESMGEAGAMRGKIAVSIQAQVERAGGRQDETAFGSAHLTHRAHGVMAVFGPFNFPGHLPNGHIVPALLAGNTVVFKPSELAPAVAKIMVECFEAAGLPAGVLNVIHGGRHTGAALLDAEINGLLFTGSANTGTAFHRHFAGRPEVILALEMGGNNPLIVWDPADIEAAGDIAAQSAFLTTGQRCSCARRVYVPQGKFGDSVIEAIVERARSLKIGAWDEDDVFMGPLVSEQAAQAAVDFQTMLSKAGGKPLRRLKRMDRGGGFVTAGVIDMTDAGNVPDEELFGPLMQVFRVKDFDAAILKANDTRFGLSGGLVSDDDALWLRAHNEMRAGILNRNRPTAGAAGNMPFGGPGLSGNFRPGAYYAADYCAWPQASQVADTAERMSAQGFGKKA; this comes from the coding sequence ATGTCGAAAGGCGTTTATATCAATGGCAAATGGTCTGCCGGCGACGGCGACTGGTTTGAGAAGACCTGCCCGGCAACTGGCGAAACCAGCTGGGAAGGGCAGGCGGCCAGTGCGTCGCAGGTGAATGCAGCGGTTGAGGCCGCGCAGGCTGCCGGCGTTGCCTGGCGCCACACCCCGCAGCATGACCGCACCCGAATTCTTGAAGCCTATGCCGAAGCTGTGGGCGAGCGCGCTGAACAGATATCTGAGGCGATCAGCCGGGATATGGGCAAGGCGCGCTGGGAATCGATGGGCGAAGCCGGCGCCATGCGCGGCAAGATTGCCGTCTCGATCCAGGCGCAGGTAGAGCGCGCAGGCGGACGACAGGATGAGACGGCCTTCGGCTCCGCGCATCTGACGCACCGCGCGCATGGCGTAATGGCCGTGTTCGGCCCATTCAACTTCCCCGGCCATCTGCCGAACGGGCATATCGTGCCGGCGCTGTTGGCGGGCAATACGGTGGTCTTCAAGCCATCTGAACTGGCCCCGGCCGTCGCTAAGATCATGGTTGAGTGTTTCGAAGCGGCTGGACTTCCGGCAGGCGTGCTGAACGTCATTCATGGCGGGCGCCACACGGGCGCAGCCTTGCTGGATGCCGAGATCAACGGTCTGCTGTTCACCGGGTCTGCAAATACAGGCACGGCATTTCACCGCCACTTTGCCGGTCGCCCGGAAGTGATTCTCGCGCTCGAAATGGGCGGTAACAATCCACTGATCGTATGGGACCCGGCCGATATTGAGGCGGCGGGTGACATCGCAGCTCAGTCGGCCTTTCTGACGACAGGCCAGCGGTGCAGCTGTGCCCGCCGCGTCTACGTCCCGCAAGGCAAGTTCGGCGACAGCGTGATCGAAGCCATTGTCGAGCGCGCCCGTAGCCTCAAGATCGGGGCGTGGGATGAGGATGACGTCTTCATGGGGCCGCTGGTCTCAGAGCAGGCTGCGCAGGCCGCTGTGGACTTTCAGACCATGCTTTCCAAGGCGGGCGGCAAACCGCTACGCCGTCTCAAGCGCATGGATCGCGGCGGCGGTTTCGTCACCGCGGGCGTCATCGATATGACGGACGCCGGGAATGTGCCCGACGAAGAGCTGTTCGGCCCGCTCATGCAGGTGTTCCGCGTGAAAGACTTCGATGCTGCGATCCTGAAGGCAAACGACACGCGCTTTGGTCTCTCAGGTGGCCTCGTCAGCGATGATGATGCGCTGTGGCTGCGGGCTCATAATGAGATGCGGGCAGGTATCCTCAACCGGAACCGGCCAACCGCTGGCGCAGCTGGCAACATGCCGTTCGGCGGACCAGGCCTGTCAGGCAATTTCCGACCCGGCGCCTACTATGCAGCAGACTATTGCGCCTGGCCGCAAGCCAGCCAGGTGGCGGACACCGCAGAGCGTATGTCCGCGCAGGGCTTCGGCAAGAAAGCCTAG